In Actinomycetota bacterium, the sequence TCGTTTCGACGTTCGCGTCCACCGACGCGATGAAGCAGCTCATCGAGATGGGCATGGAAGAGGGCATGCGCGCCGCCATGGGTCAGATCGAAGGAGTCCTCGCCGGCGCAGGCTGACGACGACGATCACCAGACGGCGTTGTCCGCGGGCCCCGCGTGGGGCCTTGCGACCCGAGCGCCCGGACGCCGGGCCAGCGGAAGTGCGATATCTGGTGACACCCGTCTGTCTTGAGATATCGCACTTCCACGCCAGGGCGAGGTGATCCAGAAGGGAGCGTCAGCCCTCCCAGCCGGGGGCGGTCTCCCAGAGACCCATCAGGTTGCCTTCGCTGTCCTTGAAGTACGCGGCGAAGCCCATCTCACCGACGGGCATCTTCTCGCCGACGGCGCTGCCACCGTGGTCGGCGACCGAGGCGAGCGTGGCGTCGATGCTGTCGACGGCAAGCGTGATCACCGGCGTGGGCACGGTGGCCTCACGCTGCATCATCCCCCCGCCGATGAAGCCAGGCCCCTCGGGCATCCCCTGGTCGTCGACGGGGCCGGTGGAGACGATGTTGTAGCTCATCTCCGGCATCGGTTGGATCTGCCAGTCGAACACGTCGCGGTAGAACGCGCGGGCCCGGTCGGCATCGTCGTAGGGAACCTCGAAGTGCACCACACGACCGCTCATTGTGAACCCCCTTCACGAGACGTCGGGAGACAGATCGTACTGCGGCCCCGACGGAGCCCGGTCAGGACGCGCTGCGGCCTACGGCGGAATCAGCTGCCGCGGCCTCGGCGTCCCCCAGGTGGGGTTCGACGAGCTCGGCCAGGTGGCCCGCGTAGTCGGCGGAGAACATCGTGATGTGGTTGCCCGGCGCGGTGCGCACCGTCAGCTTTCCGCGAACGTGCGGACCCCAGTAGTAGTCCTCTGGCTGCGTGGGCCACACCTCGTCGGCCTTCACGAGCAGCACGTCCACGGGGTAGGGCCGCAGACGGTAGGACTCGCTGACCGCGCTGAAGTGGTCGAACAGGTCGACGAAGCCATGGCTCTCGGCATCGGCGTCGAGCCGGGCGATCTCGACGCTCGATCGGTCGACTCGGCGGGCACCGAAGCGCCACGACAGAACGCGCCGAACATGATCTAGCAACGGCCCTGGGCCATGGCGCAGCAGGTGGCGGGCGAGGTTCCCGCGCCGCATCCTGGGGGGCGGATCGGCCTTGCCCGGGGGGACGCTGTCGAAGAGCACCACGGTGTCCACCTGTTCTCCCGCCTCGACCAGTTGCCGCGCCATCTCCAGCGCGACGGTGCCACCACCGGAGTACCCGCCGAGGAGGTACGGGCCAGGACCGTGGCGACGCAACTCCGCGACGTAGCGCTCGGCCATCTTCTCGACCGACGCGTCGGGGTCTTCGTCGTGATTCACGCCTGCCGCCTGGAACCCGTAGACAGGTCGGTAAGGAGCGAGAGCGCGCGCGAAGGTGGACAGGAACAACACGTTCCCGCCCGCACCGTGGACCACGAACAACGGTCGGCCTGGCCCGGCCATCGAGACCGGCACCAGGGTGGACGCCGCGTCGGGGCGGGCCTCCTCGAGACGCTCGGCCAGCAACCTGATGGTCGGCGCGTCGAAGATCGTCGAGAGCTGCAGGCGAGCCCCGAGCTCGCGATGGATCCGCGCCATGAGGCGGATCGCGATCAGCGAGTGGCCACCCGCCTCGAAGAAATCCGTGTCGTCGTCGCGGCCGGCACCGGCGCCGAGCAGATCGGTCCAGATCGCACGAAGCGCGGGCAGGACCTCGCGCGGCTCGGCCGCGCTGTCGGATGCCTCCACGACGTCGGGCGCCGGCGGACGCACGCTGCGATCGAGGTCGTCCAGGCTGATCGAAGTCACGATCAGTTGGTCTTCGGTGCTCCCCACCAAGAGCTCCAGGGCAGTCGTCCCCTCTTCGGGGCGCAGTCCCAACTCGTCGGCGAGCTCGACGAGCGAGGTTTCGTGACCGCGGTGGTGTCGGACGGTGACTCGCGGCTCGTGCGCGGATCCACCCTCTACCACCCAGGCGTTGTCGGCTAGCGGGCGAAGCATCACCCCGTCGAGGCGCGCCACCACCGCACCGTCGTCGTCGAGGGCGAGGATGTCGAGCTCCACCTGGTCTGCCCCGGCGGTGTGGTCGGCGACATCCGGGCGCCGCTCCGTCACCACCAGGTTGACCGGATCGGGCAGCGGCCCCTTGGTCCAGGCCAGCGCCACCCCGGTGGGCACGTGGAGTCCTCCCGGGCGTGACCGGATGGCCAGGCCGACCGCGATCGCCGCATCCAGCATCGAGGGATGCGCCAGCCAGGCGTCCTGGTCGACGGCCATGCCGGCAGGGAGGCTCAGCACTGCGCTCGCCACGCCGTCGCCGATGCGCACATCCTCGAAGCAGTGCCAGTGCTCGCCAAGGCTCAGGTGCGCGCGCTGGGCTTCGAACGGGTCGGTGACGGAGATGCTCGTTCGCGCTCGGATCTCGGCGAAGTCGAACGGCTCCGATCCGTACGTCTGCGGTGCGCCGTATCTCGCCTCGCTGTGGACGGTCCACTCGCCGCCTGTGTCGAGGCCGCCCAAGTCGCTCTCCAGTCGCACGGTGCCGTTAGCGCGGTCGACCACGACTCGAATCGTCGGACTCTGCCCGTCCTCGCCCGCGAGGGGCACCTGCAGCGAAAGCTGCGACAGCACCGCTCCCTCGGCGGCGGCGGTCGCGGCGGTGAGCAGCAGATCGACGTGCCCGGTGGCCGGCAGTACCCAGCGCCCGAGCACACGGTGCTCGTCGACGACCCAGTGGTGCGCCGGGTCCAGACGCCCGACCATGACCA encodes:
- a CDS encoding VOC family protein — encoded protein: MSGRVVHFEVPYDDADRARAFYRDVFDWQIQPMPEMSYNIVSTGPVDDQGMPEGPGFIGGGMMQREATVPTPVITLAVDSIDATLASVADHGGSAVGEKMPVGEMGFAAYFKDSEGNLMGLWETAPGWEG